In Calliopsis andreniformis isolate RMS-2024a chromosome 6, iyCalAndr_principal, whole genome shotgun sequence, a single genomic region encodes these proteins:
- the Mrpl13 gene encoding mitochondrial ribosomal protein L13, with product MSLLRRGQQWGTFARMWHIFDAKWQDPFQSAPVIKKYLMGLYKPIYHPLNDCGDHVIVINSKDIALRGDEWQKRVYFHHTTYHGGASWTLAWEVHEKDPTMIVQKAVYSAMDGTLQRRFTMQRLHVFRDDKVPTEMLENVSHEIRQLRPIPVRLDHIPLEEREKFPRVITYPMDYQLK from the exons ATGTCACTCCTACGTAGAGGACAG CAATGGGGTACTTTTGCACGTATGTGGCACATTTTTGATGCAAAATGGCAAGATCCATTTCAAAGTGCAccagtaattaaaaaatatcttaTGGGATTGTATAAACCAATATATCATCCATTGA ATGATTGTGGAGATCATGTGATAGTGATAAATAGCAAAGACATTGCACTGCGTGGTGATGAATGGCAAAAGCGTGTGTACTTTCATCATACTACATACCATGGAGGTGCATCTTGGACTCTTGCATGGGAAGTACATGAGAAAGATCCTACTATG ATTGTACAGAAAGCAGTTTACTCAGCTATGGATGGAACTTTACAACGGAGATTTACTATGCAGAGATTACACGTTTTCCGCGATGATAAAGTTCCCACAGAGATGTTAGAAAATGTTAGTCATGAAATAAGACAGTTAAGACCTATCCCAGTCAGATTAGACCATATACCTCTTGAAGAGAGAGAAAAGTTCCCACGTGTCATCACATATCCAATGGATTATCAGCTCAAATAA